In Risungbinella massiliensis, a single window of DNA contains:
- a CDS encoding ABC transporter substrate-binding protein yields the protein MKRWFSSLLIVGLVGALLIGCSNTSTTESEKAPENTRTIKHAMGETKVPQDPKRVVVLTNEGLEAVLALGIKPVGTVESFTGDPWYPHLAKQLESVTPVGDELQPNLEKILSLKPDLIIGNKMRQEKIYDQLSKIAPTVFAEDLRGDWKVNFTFYSQALNKEETGKAKLAEYDAKVAKVRENAGDMLQQKISMIRFMPGKTRIYQQQTFSGVILKEVGFARPELQNQDSFTLEVGRERIPDMDGDILFYFTYNDKKTPTQGTDREQEFLKDPLWQNLNAVKNNHAFKVDDIIWNTAGGYQAAMIMLDQLNDFVTQLKAK from the coding sequence ATGAAACGATGGTTCTCATCACTACTGATCGTAGGCTTAGTAGGTGCGCTCCTAATTGGTTGCAGCAATACAAGTACTACAGAAAGCGAAAAAGCTCCTGAAAACACCCGTACCATCAAACACGCAATGGGAGAAACCAAGGTACCTCAAGACCCTAAACGTGTCGTTGTTCTAACAAACGAGGGCCTAGAAGCCGTTTTGGCTCTGGGTATTAAACCAGTCGGTACAGTAGAATCCTTTACAGGTGACCCATGGTACCCTCATCTAGCTAAACAACTAGAAAGTGTTACTCCTGTTGGGGACGAGCTTCAACCAAACTTAGAAAAGATTTTAAGTTTAAAACCAGATTTGATCATCGGAAACAAAATGCGTCAAGAAAAAATTTATGATCAGCTAAGTAAAATAGCTCCAACTGTATTTGCAGAAGATCTACGTGGAGATTGGAAAGTTAACTTTACGTTCTATAGCCAAGCTCTTAATAAAGAAGAAACAGGAAAAGCAAAGTTAGCAGAATATGATGCGAAAGTAGCCAAAGTACGTGAAAATGCAGGAGATATGTTGCAACAAAAAATATCTATGATCCGTTTTATGCCTGGTAAAACTCGAATTTACCAACAACAAACTTTCTCTGGTGTTATTTTAAAGGAAGTAGGATTTGCTCGCCCTGAACTGCAAAACCAAGATTCCTTTACCCTAGAAGTAGGCCGGGAACGGATTCCAGATATGGATGGAGACATTCTTTTCTACTTCACTTACAACGATAAAAAGACACCTACTCAAGGTACGGATCGAGAACAAGAATTCTTGAAAGATCCACTCTGGCAAAACCTGAATGCGGTGAAGAACAATCACGCATTTAAAGTAGATGATATCATTTGGAACACTGCAGGTGGATATCAAGCAGCTATGATCATGCTTGACCAATTAAATGACTTTGTTACCCAACTCAAAGCAAAATAA
- a CDS encoding M23 family metallopeptidase encodes MYKKWILTCMSILFLSPLFAPLPLLAANPLEEDPKNSKRVALYQSVSALTGIPWEYLASLDQYEQNIHQTSKKQANASTEQSNSERVLSIEVPVEKWVGLINPNPNDVEEETIQYFGGIGRDGDGDGKADPHNDMDVLATIATVISKNGIHEDSIREQIWRYYLQPTAVDVITHIAKIYSTFGTIDLQQKYFPVAIHADYSYRNTWGDRRGWGGLRIHEGTDIFANYGTPVLSTCYGYVELIGWNRFGGWRIGIRDAQNQYHYFAHLNGFKKGLKQGDIVKPGDVIGSVGSTGYGPPGTSGKFPPHLHYGLYRFNGNKTYSFDPYPLLKKWEKETRQLKKAKQSSSKSKKGRS; translated from the coding sequence ATGTATAAAAAATGGATATTGACCTGCATGTCTATCTTGTTCCTATCCCCTCTCTTTGCTCCTCTCCCTCTATTGGCAGCTAATCCTTTAGAAGAGGACCCAAAAAATAGCAAGAGAGTAGCACTTTATCAATCTGTTAGTGCCTTAACAGGTATTCCTTGGGAATATTTGGCTTCACTAGATCAATATGAACAAAATATTCATCAGACTTCCAAAAAACAAGCCAATGCCTCTACAGAACAATCCAATTCAGAACGAGTACTGAGTATAGAGGTTCCAGTGGAAAAATGGGTCGGACTCATCAATCCCAATCCAAATGATGTAGAGGAAGAAACAATTCAATACTTTGGTGGAATTGGTCGAGATGGCGATGGCGATGGAAAAGCAGATCCACACAATGATATGGATGTACTTGCTACGATCGCAACCGTAATCTCCAAAAATGGTATTCATGAAGATTCGATCCGCGAACAGATATGGCGTTACTATCTTCAGCCTACAGCTGTCGATGTAATCACTCATATCGCCAAGATTTATTCGACATTTGGTACCATAGATCTCCAACAAAAGTACTTCCCTGTCGCCATTCATGCTGACTACAGTTACCGCAACACATGGGGAGATCGTCGTGGATGGGGTGGACTGCGCATTCACGAAGGGACAGATATTTTTGCAAACTATGGGACTCCTGTATTAAGTACTTGTTACGGCTATGTAGAACTGATTGGTTGGAATCGCTTTGGTGGTTGGCGTATCGGAATTCGCGATGCCCAAAATCAATATCACTACTTTGCTCACCTCAATGGATTTAAAAAAGGCCTCAAACAAGGGGATATTGTAAAACCGGGCGATGTGATCGGTTCTGTCGGATCTACAGGATACGGACCACCAGGGACATCAGGAAAATTCCCACCACATCTTCACTATGGTCTCTACCGTTTTAACGGAAACAAAACATACTCTTTTGATCCGTACCCACTACTAAAAAAGTGGGAGAAAGAGACTCGACAACTAAAGAAAGCAAAGCAATCCTCATCAAAATCTAAAAAAGGCCGCTCCTAA
- a CDS encoding glutaredoxin family protein: MSVIVYTKPHCPECNVLKRFLQDYQIPFELRDCSEPEHLAAVKNLGFLGVPVTFVHGTPVQGLQPDAILELLERE, from the coding sequence ATGAGCGTAATTGTGTATACCAAACCTCACTGTCCAGAATGTAACGTGCTAAAGCGTTTTTTGCAAGATTATCAAATTCCTTTTGAGTTAAGAGACTGTAGTGAACCAGAACATTTGGCTGCAGTAAAAAATCTAGGTTTTTTAGGAGTGCCTGTTACGTTTGTGCATGGCACACCAGTTCAAGGCTTACAACCAGACGCAATCCTAGAGTTACTAGAGCGAGAATAA
- a CDS encoding menaquinone biosynthesis decarboxylase has translation MHKDLRSFLQTLRNEKDLKVIDTPVDPNLEIAEIHRRVIEEGGPALLFQQVKGSKFPVVTNLFGTPRRVDLAFGTRPEELMKQTVDLVHKVMPPTAKALWGERHLFKDLLKVGMKRVDPQTAPVMAVSQSPVDLTKIPAITSWPEDGGPFVTLPLVYTEHPLTGQHNLGMYRMQVMDATTTGMHWQIHKGGGFHHFEAEKANMPLPVRVFLGGPPALIASAIAPVPEFLPELLLTSLIVGEKLPVVKPVDGGYPIVADAEFVFSGKVPAHTRKMEGPFGDHYGYYSLAHEFPIFQVEKVYHRKDAIYPATVVGKPRQEDYYLGEFLQKLLSPAFPMAMPGIRDLWTYAETGFHALAAAVVRESYKREAMVNAFRILGEGQLTLTKFLVVTDKKVDLSRFTQLWESVLERFDPATDLTIFANTSMDTLDYTGRRLNHGSKAILLGTGDPVRSLPEKYEGPELPGVKEITNYGKGTLVAEACSYEADPELASKILAARGSELRDWPFLFLVDDIAAAKDQTSFLWSTFTRFDPDYDLYADATLVRHHPEYRFPIVVDARMKPGYPAEVETDSTTKDLVDRRWSEYFPKW, from the coding sequence ATGCATAAAGACCTACGCAGCTTTCTGCAAACACTACGCAATGAAAAAGACCTAAAAGTAATTGATACTCCAGTTGATCCAAATCTAGAAATAGCGGAAATACACCGGCGAGTTATTGAGGAAGGCGGACCTGCTCTCCTTTTTCAACAAGTAAAAGGCAGTAAGTTTCCTGTTGTCACGAATCTTTTTGGAACCCCTCGTCGTGTTGACTTGGCCTTTGGAACAAGACCTGAAGAATTAATGAAACAAACCGTAGACTTGGTACATAAAGTGATGCCTCCCACCGCCAAAGCACTCTGGGGTGAACGTCATTTGTTCAAAGACTTACTCAAAGTGGGGATGAAACGAGTCGATCCACAAACTGCGCCAGTAATGGCAGTTTCTCAATCTCCTGTAGACCTTACCAAAATTCCGGCCATCACCTCATGGCCGGAAGATGGTGGGCCTTTTGTTACCTTACCATTAGTCTACACTGAACATCCACTAACCGGACAACATAATCTGGGCATGTATCGAATGCAAGTAATGGATGCCACGACTACAGGAATGCACTGGCAAATTCATAAAGGTGGCGGTTTCCATCATTTTGAGGCAGAAAAAGCTAATATGCCGTTGCCTGTTCGTGTCTTTTTGGGTGGGCCTCCAGCACTTATTGCATCTGCGATCGCTCCGGTTCCTGAATTTTTACCAGAGCTGTTACTTACTTCTCTCATTGTAGGAGAAAAGCTTCCTGTCGTAAAACCGGTAGATGGAGGATATCCGATCGTAGCGGATGCAGAATTCGTCTTCTCAGGGAAAGTTCCTGCTCACACACGGAAAATGGAAGGGCCTTTTGGTGATCATTATGGTTACTATTCACTAGCTCACGAATTCCCGATCTTCCAAGTAGAGAAGGTATATCATCGGAAAGATGCGATCTATCCAGCTACTGTTGTCGGAAAGCCGCGCCAAGAAGATTACTATCTAGGGGAATTCCTCCAAAAACTACTCTCACCTGCGTTCCCGATGGCAATGCCTGGTATACGTGACTTATGGACTTACGCTGAAACTGGTTTCCATGCACTTGCTGCTGCAGTGGTACGGGAAAGCTATAAACGAGAAGCAATGGTGAATGCCTTCCGTATTCTGGGAGAAGGGCAATTAACACTAACCAAATTCCTCGTGGTAACGGACAAAAAAGTGGATCTTTCTCGCTTTACTCAACTATGGGAAAGTGTACTAGAACGATTCGATCCTGCCACCGATCTAACCATTTTTGCCAATACCTCAATGGATACTTTGGATTATACTGGCAGAAGATTAAATCATGGCAGTAAAGCCATTTTGCTCGGTACAGGAGACCCTGTCCGCAGCTTACCAGAAAAATATGAAGGACCAGAATTACCTGGAGTAAAAGAAATCACCAACTACGGAAAAGGAACCTTAGTAGCAGAGGCTTGTTCCTATGAAGCTGATCCAGAACTGGCTTCCAAAATTTTAGCAGCCAGAGGTTCCGAATTACGTGACTGGCCATTTCTGTTCCTAGTAGATGATATCGCTGCTGCGAAAGACCAGACTTCGTTCCTTTGGTCCACCTTCACACGCTTTGACCCTGATTATGACTTGTATGCAGATGCCACACTGGTACGGCATCATCCAGAATATCGCTTCCCGATCGTAGTGGATGCACGAATGAAACCTGGATACCCAGCAGAAGTAGAGACCGATTCTACTACCAAAGATTTGGTTGATCGTCGTTGGTCAGAGTATTTTCCAAAATGGTAA
- the yunB gene encoding sporulation protein YunB, translating into MLRTRGLARRGRRKFPFRINGWAILVLILILIAAPIVWLLETNIEPVMLVIAKSEVKKMAYDAIVEGIKQQVVLGNDTNNLIEIEKDQTGKVQYLRINQANQAKVYTATAQKIQQVIKQLQDKPIEITIGQMFKNTILSEWGPDIPVEIWPKGSAKINIEPRLESKGINVVMVTLVLKIHTEMGVVVPFSEDVVPIDIDYPIAQAMVVGEVPSYFFQNEGNNNTMQPSPIPVTPK; encoded by the coding sequence ATGTTACGAACTCGCGGACTAGCCAGAAGAGGGAGGAGAAAATTTCCTTTTCGAATCAATGGTTGGGCTATTCTAGTGCTTATCTTAATACTGATAGCAGCTCCCATTGTGTGGTTATTGGAAACTAATATCGAACCAGTTATGTTAGTGATTGCCAAATCTGAGGTGAAAAAGATGGCATATGATGCCATTGTAGAAGGGATTAAACAACAAGTTGTATTAGGTAACGATACTAATAATCTGATTGAAATAGAAAAAGATCAAACGGGGAAAGTTCAGTATCTACGGATCAATCAAGCAAACCAAGCTAAAGTATATACAGCGACAGCTCAAAAGATCCAACAAGTAATTAAACAACTGCAAGATAAACCCATTGAGATAACAATTGGTCAAATGTTTAAAAATACGATCTTATCGGAATGGGGTCCGGATATTCCCGTCGAAATATGGCCAAAGGGATCTGCCAAAATTAATATCGAGCCTAGACTAGAATCCAAAGGGATCAACGTTGTGATGGTAACCCTTGTTCTTAAAATACATACTGAGATGGGAGTAGTAGTCCCATTCTCTGAAGATGTTGTACCGATTGACATTGATTACCCAATCGCTCAAGCAATGGTAGTAGGTGAGGTGCCAAGCTATTTTTTCCAAAATGAAGGAAATAACAACACCATGCAACCATCACCTATCCCTGTTACTCCTAAGTAA
- a CDS encoding FAD-dependent thymidylate synthase codes for MTGSNQLDLNHYVSNLDRNVYTIYNLPEEVIAVIFAYVSRSDASFRENLIQLLQDDELAVSDPTRSLATSFSEKASTFHEKWVVGYGHSSVAEHAVAHIGIEKISRLASAELELATSFNSFTEYSQRYQRPKRGDYYVPSELNDQPELKEAYLNLQEEAYDIYEKLFEQLYIYLQQKMPRNPDESEKRYQLRIEKIAFEDARYALTLATLTNLGMTGNGRSLRDTLVQLLSSPYPESNQLARDMEREISQIIPTLLKYVRPNEYIVESRKKLQASLPQATDVEPIHGPVARILHAPDYRKSLQTCMIHFLISEQGHSYESAEQLASTTSLEELEHVVELALQKLRFFDNPLETLQHIPYQLEMKISEANWHQLLRHNRRTSFTFSPAGIQFGITIPPHIKEAGLSELYERFLTKAETIYRELAKFSPLVASYCVTNGHNRQVLASASLWELYHLINLRTSPEAQWDIQQTFEQIYSDLKESHPVLAKYAQRRLEQDHN; via the coding sequence TTGACAGGATCAAATCAATTGGATTTAAACCACTATGTCTCCAATCTAGATCGTAATGTTTATACCATTTATAACTTACCCGAAGAAGTAATTGCAGTGATTTTTGCCTATGTTAGTCGTAGTGACGCTAGCTTCCGTGAAAACTTAATCCAGCTATTACAAGATGACGAATTAGCTGTCTCTGACCCAACACGTAGTTTGGCTACGTCCTTTTCCGAGAAAGCATCTACCTTTCATGAAAAATGGGTAGTCGGATATGGTCACAGCAGTGTAGCCGAACATGCAGTAGCTCATATCGGAATTGAAAAAATTAGCCGATTAGCATCTGCGGAGTTAGAACTTGCGACCAGCTTTAATAGTTTCACCGAATATAGCCAGCGCTACCAACGGCCTAAACGTGGCGATTACTATGTTCCAAGCGAATTAAATGATCAACCAGAATTAAAAGAAGCTTACTTGAATTTACAAGAAGAAGCTTATGACATATACGAAAAATTATTTGAGCAATTATATATCTATTTACAGCAAAAAATGCCTCGAAATCCTGATGAGAGCGAAAAAAGATATCAGTTACGGATTGAAAAAATTGCTTTTGAAGATGCTCGATATGCCTTAACACTAGCTACTTTAACCAATCTTGGGATGACTGGGAATGGACGTTCCTTGCGAGATACGCTTGTCCAACTATTATCAAGTCCTTATCCCGAAAGTAACCAATTAGCACGAGATATGGAACGTGAAATTAGCCAAATTATCCCGACCCTTTTAAAATATGTACGCCCAAATGAATACATTGTCGAGTCTAGAAAAAAACTTCAAGCTTCGTTACCGCAAGCTACGGACGTAGAGCCTATTCATGGACCAGTAGCACGGATCTTGCATGCTCCTGACTATCGCAAATCACTGCAAACTTGTATGATTCATTTTCTGATCAGTGAACAAGGTCATAGCTATGAATCTGCAGAGCAACTTGCAAGCACTACTTCCTTGGAAGAATTAGAGCATGTTGTAGAATTAGCACTACAGAAGCTTCGTTTTTTTGACAATCCATTAGAAACATTGCAGCATATTCCCTATCAACTAGAAATGAAAATTTCGGAGGCCAATTGGCATCAGTTATTACGGCATAATCGAAGAACTAGTTTTACATTTAGTCCTGCCGGAATCCAATTTGGTATTACCATCCCTCCTCACATCAAAGAAGCAGGGTTAAGCGAATTATATGAGCGATTTCTCACCAAAGCAGAAACGATTTATCGTGAACTAGCGAAGTTCTCTCCACTAGTTGCAAGCTATTGTGTTACCAATGGTCATAATCGTCAAGTACTTGCTAGTGCCAGCCTGTGGGAACTCTATCATCTCATCAACCTACGAACCTCCCCAGAAGCACAATGGGATATTCAACAAACATTTGAGCAAATCTACTCCGATCTAAAAGAATCTCATCCTGTTTTAGCCAAATATGCACAACGTCGCTTAGAACAGGATCACAACTAA
- a CDS encoding isoprenylcysteine carboxyl methyltransferase family protein: protein MNNLLVILFSLGIIQRISEMEVARRNRNWMREQGGYEVGKEHYPIIVGIHVLLFIGILVESLFMRATPPSWWVLPFSIYLVTQVLRYWCIGTLGKYWNTRIWVVPDHAPKLKGPYRYMRHPNYVVVMIEILVYPLIFGAILTSISLSVVNTLIILLLRIPMEELALKEATNYEEEMEEKNRFFPTWK, encoded by the coding sequence ATGAATAATTTGCTCGTGATCCTATTTTCACTGGGGATTATTCAAAGGATCTCGGAGATGGAAGTAGCTAGGCGAAATCGGAATTGGATGCGGGAACAAGGCGGTTATGAGGTGGGAAAAGAGCATTATCCCATCATAGTAGGAATACATGTCCTACTGTTTATTGGAATTTTGGTAGAAAGCCTATTTATGCGGGCGACTCCTCCTAGTTGGTGGGTTCTGCCTTTTTCGATCTATTTGGTAACCCAAGTTCTACGTTACTGGTGTATTGGAACGTTAGGGAAGTATTGGAATACTCGTATTTGGGTAGTTCCAGACCATGCTCCAAAATTAAAAGGACCATACCGCTATATGCGGCACCCAAATTATGTTGTGGTCATGATCGAGATTTTGGTCTATCCCCTTATTTTTGGAGCCATTCTTACCTCGATCTCACTAAGCGTGGTAAATACGCTTATTATTTTGTTACTTCGTATCCCAATGGAGGAACTAGCTCTGAAAGAGGCAACCAATTACGAAGAAGAGATGGAAGAGAAAAATCGTTTCTTTCCTACTTGGAAATAG
- a CDS encoding type III polyketide synthase, translating into MAQVIAVGTAVPPFQIDQSTIREFAKRMFQDRFSDIERYLPIFENTNIERRSFSKPIEWFEEVHHFPTRNEAYVEMASKLAIEAIQKCIEKSPFTLEQIDHLFFVSSTGLSTPSIDAHLINQLQLKRNIRRTPIWGLGCAGGVAGLSRAYEYVTAFPDQIAVVVTVELCGLTFRRNDLSKSNLVATSLFADGAAAVLVAGRKVSLQEIYPIIHSSHSTIWYNSLDVMGWDVAEDGLQVVFSRDIPTIVKEYVEPVVRDYLQEHSLSIQDITRMISHPGGKKVLHAYEEALNVPPERFQHAYDVLRDNGNMSSATVLFVLEKELEQIHTNGEWGLMSALGPGFSSELLLLQW; encoded by the coding sequence GTGGCTCAAGTGATCGCGGTGGGAACTGCAGTACCTCCATTTCAAATAGATCAGAGTACCATTCGAGAATTTGCAAAGCGAATGTTTCAAGATCGTTTTTCAGATATCGAACGGTACTTACCTATTTTTGAAAATACCAATATTGAACGTAGATCCTTCAGTAAACCAATAGAGTGGTTTGAAGAAGTACATCATTTTCCGACACGTAATGAAGCTTATGTCGAAATGGCTAGCAAACTTGCGATAGAGGCTATTCAAAAATGTATCGAGAAGAGCCCTTTTACACTTGAGCAGATTGATCATCTTTTTTTTGTCTCCAGTACGGGTCTTTCTACGCCAAGTATCGATGCTCATTTAATCAATCAACTCCAGCTCAAGCGAAATATAAGACGGACTCCGATTTGGGGATTAGGTTGTGCAGGGGGAGTAGCAGGACTTTCTCGGGCTTATGAATATGTGACTGCTTTTCCAGATCAGATTGCGGTAGTAGTAACAGTTGAGCTTTGTGGGCTTACTTTTCGACGTAATGATCTATCCAAAAGCAATCTAGTAGCCACTTCGTTATTTGCTGATGGAGCAGCAGCGGTATTGGTAGCAGGACGAAAGGTTTCTCTTCAGGAGATTTACCCGATCATTCACTCCTCGCACAGTACGATCTGGTATAACTCGTTAGATGTGATGGGGTGGGATGTGGCAGAGGATGGTCTACAAGTTGTTTTTTCTCGTGATATCCCAACTATTGTAAAAGAGTATGTAGAGCCAGTAGTTCGTGATTACTTACAGGAGCATTCGCTATCGATACAAGATATTACTCGGATGATCTCTCATCCTGGCGGAAAAAAGGTACTTCATGCTTATGAAGAGGCATTGAATGTACCACCAGAACGGTTTCAACATGCTTATGATGTACTGCGTGATAATGGAAACATGTCTTCTGCGACAGTCTTGTTTGTATTGGAAAAAGAACTAGAACAGATACACACCAACGGAGAATGGGGACTAATGTCTGCTTTAGGACCTGGGTTTAGTTCGGAGTTACTCCTACTCCAATGGTAG
- a CDS encoding ABC transporter ATP-binding protein, translating to MIVSLQQVRKSFSGRNVIQDISFTVNQGEIFALLGRNGAGKSTMLHLLTGLQRADQGTIRIGKRSVQEFPIYRKKVGVMIQNQDYDDHLTIQEHISYLAKLKEVPNVQQETIELLNLVDLQNIANRRVGSLSHGNKKRLGLAIALIGNPKLLLLDEPTAHLDSHSIQHTHQLLREQAKKGTAILLTTAIAEEAEAIGERVGILENGRLERIGAPIQLRERSSKRNQFLRIQTEEVLPEQAKRMIRKIQDQTNGKAVYNFPYWHIELDIADSSQLMKSVYPIFHEEQVVMLEVERSQRSLYDL from the coding sequence ATGATCGTCTCCCTGCAACAAGTGAGAAAAAGCTTCTCTGGTCGTAATGTTATTCAAGATATTTCCTTCACGGTAAACCAAGGAGAGATCTTTGCATTATTGGGACGCAATGGTGCAGGAAAAAGTACCATGCTTCACTTACTCACGGGTCTACAACGTGCTGATCAAGGAACCATTCGAATTGGGAAACGGTCTGTACAAGAGTTTCCCATCTATCGAAAAAAAGTAGGAGTCATGATCCAAAACCAAGATTATGATGATCATTTAACCATACAAGAACATATCTCTTATCTAGCTAAGTTAAAAGAAGTTCCCAATGTCCAGCAAGAAACTATCGAGTTGCTGAATTTAGTAGATCTTCAGAACATCGCCAATCGTAGAGTAGGTTCTCTTTCACACGGAAATAAAAAAAGATTAGGACTAGCTATCGCCCTAATCGGTAATCCCAAACTTTTATTATTGGATGAACCTACCGCACATCTTGATTCCCATTCGATCCAACATACTCATCAACTATTACGAGAGCAAGCGAAAAAGGGGACAGCGATCCTTCTTACTACTGCGATTGCCGAGGAGGCAGAAGCGATTGGGGAACGAGTAGGAATCTTGGAAAATGGCCGTTTAGAACGTATAGGTGCTCCTATACAATTAAGAGAACGTAGTTCAAAACGAAATCAATTCCTACGTATCCAAACAGAAGAAGTTCTACCAGAACAAGCGAAACGAATGATAAGGAAAATCCAAGATCAAACCAACGGTAAAGCGGTCTATAACTTTCCATATTGGCATATTGAATTGGATATCGCTGACTCTTCTCAATTGATGAAATCAGTCTATCCCATTTTTCATGAGGAGCAAGTTGTTATGTTAGAAGTCGAACGCTCACAACGTTCATTATATGACCTTTGA
- a CDS encoding GNAT family N-acetyltransferase produces MQILTPHTEVVLKLLLPTHSKELFHLADTNRTHLREWFAWVDHTSSESDTQQFIQNSLSKLCGMTGFNCGVWYQDRLVGVLEIHDWKHTLYRAELGYWLSKEATGKGIMTSAVQGLTNYLFQELPIHALEIRCAVRNEKSQQVAIRCGFVLEGKIRQGTVTSQGFEDVFLYSLLREDWTRQHDTANQ; encoded by the coding sequence ATGCAGATCCTGACTCCTCATACAGAAGTGGTTCTAAAGCTCCTTCTACCAACCCATAGCAAAGAGCTATTTCACCTCGCAGATACAAATCGTACGCATCTGCGAGAATGGTTTGCTTGGGTAGACCATACTTCTTCCGAGTCAGATACACAACAATTTATACAAAATTCTTTATCAAAGCTTTGTGGAATGACAGGTTTCAACTGTGGAGTTTGGTATCAGGATCGGTTAGTCGGCGTTTTGGAGATCCACGACTGGAAGCATACCCTTTATCGAGCAGAGTTAGGATATTGGCTTAGTAAAGAGGCGACAGGGAAAGGGATTATGACATCGGCTGTTCAGGGATTAACCAATTATCTGTTTCAGGAGCTTCCGATCCATGCATTAGAGATTCGTTGTGCAGTCCGTAATGAAAAAAGCCAGCAAGTCGCTATTCGTTGTGGTTTTGTGTTGGAGGGAAAAATACGTCAGGGTACCGTCACATCACAAGGATTCGAAGATGTATTTCTCTACAGTTTGTTGCGTGAAGATTGGACAAGACAACATGACACAGCAAATCAATGA